One window of the Nicotiana tabacum cultivar K326 chromosome 4, ASM71507v2, whole genome shotgun sequence genome contains the following:
- the LOC107824408 gene encoding metal tolerance protein 4 isoform X2, which produces MDVEEALLRNEVPNVIPKRRNSVNSMRCDFFSKLPRKVKTGLDPEEPFLLDLSKTTGLIEGEKEYYERQIATLKSFEEVDSLDSADVIDEEQDLLDQAQHERAMNISNFANVLLLAFKIYATVKSGSLAIAASTLDSLLDLMAGGILWFTHLSMKSINIYKYPIGKLRVQPVGIIIFAAVMATLGFQVLVQAVEQLIKDTPSDKMTGEQLAWLYAIMLTATGVKLVLWIYCRSSGNKIVRAYAKDHYFDVVTNVVGLVAAVLGDRFYWWIDPVGAIVLAVYTITNWSGTVLENAVSLVGQSAPPEFLQKLTYLVLRHDPQIKRVDTVRAYTFGVLYFVEVDIELPEDLPLKEAHAIGESLQIKIEELPEVERAFVHLDYECDHKPEHSILSRIPNSPP; this is translated from the exons atggaTGTGGAAGAGGCATTGCTGAGGAATGAAGTTCCAAATGTCATACCAAAGCGTCGAAACTCAGTTAATTCTATGAGATGTGATTTCTTCTCTAAACTACCTAGAAAGGTTAAGACAGGGCTTGATCCTGAAGAACCTTTTCTTTTGGACTTGTCTAAAACCACTGGTTTAATTGAAG GGGAGAAAGAATATTATGAAAGACAGATTGCAACTTTAAAGTCCTTTGAGGAAGTAGACTCACTTGATTCAGCTGATGTCATTGATGAAGAACAAGACCTACTAGATCAAGCACAGCATGAAAGAGCAATGAACATTTCCAATTTTGCAAATGTCTTATTACTTGCCTTTAAG ATCTATGCTACTGTAAAAAGTGGTTCTTTAGCCATTGCAGCGTCGACGTTGGATTCACTACTTGATCTAATGGCTGGTGGTATTCTTTGGTTCACACACCTGTCAATGAAGAGCATAAACATTTACAAGTACCCTATAGGAAAGTTAAGAGTTCAACCAGTGGGGATTATCATCTTTGCTGCTGTTATGGCTACTCTTG GCTTTCAAGTCTTAGTGCAGGCTGTGGAACAACTGATAAAAGATACACCCTCAGACAAGATGACTGGGGAGCAACTGGCTTGGCTATATGCAATCATGCTGACAGCCACTGGAGTGAAGCTCGTCTTATGGATTTATTGCAGAAGTTCAGGAAACAAGATAGTTAGAGCATATGCAAAG GATCATTACTTCGATGTGGTAACAAATGTTGTCGGTTTGGTTGCTGCTGTTCTCGGTGATCGATTCTATTGGTGGATCGATCCTGTTGGTGCTATTGTCCTTGCTGTATATACAATTACAAATTGGTCAGGAACTGTGCTGGAAAATGCag TTTCTCTAGTTGGACAATCAGCCCCTCCTGAATTTCTACAGAAACTGACATATCTTGTTCTAAGGCATGATCCTCAGATAAAAAGAGTTGATACCGTTCGAGCCTATACTTTTGGAGTTCTTTACTTTGTTGAG GTTGACATAGAGCTCCCAGAAGATTTGCCACTGAAAGAAGCCCATGCCATTGGAGAGTCACTTCAGATTAAGATTGAAGAACTTCCAGAAGTTGAACGTGCTTTTGTCCATCTTGATTATGAGTGTGATCAC